One part of the Sphingobium yanoikuyae genome encodes these proteins:
- a CDS encoding glycoside hydrolase family 3 N-terminal domain-containing protein, whose protein sequence is MAAPLTSVTAAPVTSQSARPLYKDASAPIEARVDDLLARMTLDEKIAQITTVWTDKVKLLDAQGELDPGKLSPTFPSGIGHFTRPSDGRGSFSPRVVPGRDPRRTVALVNGLQKWAMTQTRLGIPILFHEEGLHGYAAVGATSFPQSIAMASSWDPAMLRQVNQVIAREIRARGVPMVLSPVVDIARDPRWGRIEETYGEDPYLVGEMGVAAVEGLQGVGRSRTLQPNHVFATLKHLTGHGQPESGTNIGPAPVSERELRENFFPPFEQVVKRTGIEAVMASYNEIDGVPSHANRWLLDNVLRQEWGFRGAVVSDYSAVDQLMSIHHIAANLEEAAMRALDAGVDADLPEGLSYATLGKLVREGKVSEAKVDLAVRRMLELKFRAGLFENPYADANAAAAITNNEDARALARTAAQRSITLLKNDGMLPLKPEGTIAVIGPSAAVARLGGYYGQPPHSVSILEGIKARVGTKANIVFAQGVKITEDDDWWADSVTKSDPAENRKLIAQAVEAARNVDRIILTLGDTEQSSREGWADNHLGDRPSLDLVGEQQELFDALKALGKPITVVLINGRPASTVKVSEQANAILEGWYLGEQGGNAVADILFGDVNPGGKLPVTVPRSAGQLPLFYNMKPSARRGYLFDTTDPLYPFGFGLSYTSFSLSAPRLSATRIGTGGKTSVSVDVRNTGAREGDEVVQLYIRDKVSSVTRPVKELKGFQRVTLKPGESRTITFTVGPEALQMWNDQMRRVVEPGDFEIMTGNSSVALQSTTLTVQ, encoded by the coding sequence ATGGCGGCGCCGCTCACGTCCGTTACGGCCGCGCCCGTGACCAGCCAGTCGGCCCGCCCGCTTTACAAGGATGCGTCCGCCCCGATCGAGGCGCGCGTCGATGATCTGCTGGCGCGCATGACGCTGGATGAAAAGATCGCCCAGATCACCACTGTCTGGACTGACAAGGTGAAGCTGCTGGACGCGCAGGGCGAACTGGACCCCGGCAAGCTCAGTCCGACCTTCCCCAGCGGCATCGGCCATTTCACCCGTCCGTCGGACGGTCGTGGCAGTTTCAGCCCGCGCGTCGTGCCCGGCCGCGATCCGCGCCGCACCGTCGCGCTGGTCAACGGCCTGCAGAAATGGGCGATGACGCAGACGCGGCTCGGCATCCCGATCCTGTTCCATGAAGAAGGGCTGCACGGCTATGCCGCCGTTGGCGCCACCAGTTTCCCCCAGTCGATCGCCATGGCGTCGAGCTGGGATCCGGCCATGCTGCGCCAGGTCAATCAGGTGATCGCCCGCGAAATCCGCGCGCGCGGCGTGCCGATGGTGCTCTCGCCCGTGGTCGACATCGCCCGCGACCCGCGCTGGGGCCGGATCGAGGAAACCTATGGCGAGGATCCCTATCTGGTCGGCGAAATGGGCGTTGCGGCGGTGGAGGGGCTGCAAGGCGTTGGCCGTTCGCGCACGCTCCAGCCCAATCATGTCTTCGCCACGCTCAAGCATCTGACCGGCCATGGCCAGCCGGAAAGCGGCACCAATATCGGCCCAGCGCCGGTGTCGGAACGGGAATTGCGCGAGAATTTCTTCCCGCCCTTCGAACAGGTGGTGAAGCGCACCGGCATCGAGGCGGTGATGGCCAGCTATAACGAGATTGATGGCGTGCCCAGCCACGCCAATCGCTGGCTGCTGGACAATGTGCTGCGTCAGGAATGGGGCTTTCGCGGCGCCGTCGTCTCCGATTATTCGGCCGTCGATCAGTTGATGAGCATCCACCATATCGCCGCCAATCTGGAAGAGGCGGCGATGCGCGCGCTCGATGCCGGCGTCGATGCGGACCTGCCCGAGGGCCTGTCCTATGCCACGCTCGGCAAGCTGGTGCGCGAGGGCAAGGTCAGCGAGGCGAAGGTCGATCTCGCCGTGCGCCGCATGCTGGAGTTGAAGTTCCGCGCCGGCCTGTTCGAAAATCCCTATGCCGACGCCAATGCGGCCGCTGCGATCACCAACAATGAAGATGCCCGCGCGCTCGCCCGCACCGCCGCGCAGCGTTCCATAACCCTGCTCAAGAATGACGGCATGCTGCCGCTGAAGCCCGAAGGCACGATCGCGGTGATCGGCCCCAGCGCGGCGGTCGCGCGGCTGGGCGGCTATTATGGTCAGCCGCCGCACAGCGTCTCGATCCTGGAAGGGATCAAGGCGCGGGTCGGCACCAAGGCGAACATCGTCTTCGCTCAGGGCGTGAAGATCACCGAGGATGACGACTGGTGGGCCGACAGCGTCACCAAGTCGGACCCGGCCGAAAACCGCAAGCTGATCGCCCAGGCGGTCGAGGCGGCGCGCAATGTCGACCGCATCATCCTGACCTTGGGCGACACCGAACAGTCGAGCCGCGAAGGCTGGGCCGACAATCATCTGGGCGACCGCCCCAGCCTCGACCTCGTCGGCGAGCAGCAGGAACTGTTCGATGCGCTGAAAGCGCTGGGCAAGCCGATCACCGTCGTCCTCATCAACGGCCGCCCGGCCTCCACGGTGAAGGTCAGCGAACAGGCCAACGCCATCCTCGAAGGCTGGTATCTGGGCGAGCAGGGCGGCAATGCCGTGGCCGACATCCTGTTCGGCGACGTCAATCCGGGCGGCAAGCTGCCCGTCACCGTGCCGCGATCGGCGGGCCAGTTGCCGCTCTTCTACAATATGAAGCCCTCGGCCCGGCGCGGCTATCTGTTCGACACCACCGACCCGCTCTATCCCTTCGGCTTCGGCCTCAGCTACACCAGCTTCAGCCTGTCGGCGCCGCGCCTGTCCGCCACCAGGATCGGCACCGGCGGCAAGACCAGCGTCTCGGTGGATGTCCGCAACACCGGTGCGCGGGAAGGGGACGAGGTCGTCCAGCTCTATATCCGCGACAAGGTCAGCTCCGTCACCCGCCCGGTCAAAGAGCTGAAGGGCTTCCAGCGCGTGACGCTCAAGCCCGGCGAGAGCCGCACCATCACCTTCACGGTCGGTCCCGAGGCGCTGCAAATGTGGAACGACCAGATGCGCCGCGTCGTCGAACCCGGCGATTTCGAGATCATGACCGGCAACAGCTCGGTCGCGCTCCAGTCCACCACCCTGACGGTGCAATAA
- a CDS encoding alpha-glucuronidase family glycosyl hydrolase: MFARLFCWIMASALLIGAPRAWAEDGYDLWLRNVPADAAAAQQIGANARSIVGGTSPTLTIARQELQRGIAGLTGATVPLTATVQQGAILLQSAAQQDKPLVPTDGLGPDGYAIRTMTVVGKPVTVIAGATDVGVLHGAYAWLRLARTGAALDRIDMRSAPRIGLRLLNHWDNLDGTVERGYAGQSIWDWWRLPDYKGPRYTDYARANASLGINGTVLNNVNAKSDSLTAAYIAKAAALADLFRPYGIKVYLSVKWTAPMELDGLKSADPLDPAVAAWWKAKADEIYKAIPDFGGFLVKANSEGQPGPQDYKRTHADGANMLAAAVKPHGGIVMWRAFVYAHDNPDDRAKQAYSDFKPLDGQFADNVIVQVKNGAIDFQPREPFHPLFGAMPKTPLMMEFQITKEYLGQSTHLTYLGTLFEETLKSDTLAKGKGSTVAKVIDGSLEGHKLTGIAGVANIGVDRDWSGSIFNQADWYAFGRMAWDTDLTAEAVAREWAAQTFSPDPRVVAPIVAMMMGSREAAVDYMTPLGLAHIMGTGHHYGPAPWVSELARPEWNPVYYHKADKQGIGFDRTRTGSNATGQYAPALAKLLDNPKTTPERELLWFHHLPWDYRLQSGETLWDGLIHHYDRGVETVAAMQRDWAKLKPQVDAERFAQVETFLAIQHREAQWWRDACIAYFQSVSGRPLPAGSAAPAHPLDWYKALSFPYAPGHPK; encoded by the coding sequence ATGTTTGCGCGCCTATTTTGCTGGATCATGGCCAGCGCCCTTTTGATCGGCGCGCCGCGCGCCTGGGCCGAGGATGGCTATGATCTGTGGCTGCGCAACGTGCCGGCCGATGCCGCCGCTGCCCAACAAATTGGGGCCAACGCGCGCAGCATTGTCGGCGGGACCAGCCCTACCCTGACGATCGCAAGGCAGGAATTGCAGCGCGGCATTGCCGGGCTTACCGGCGCCACCGTGCCCCTGACAGCAACAGTGCAGCAAGGTGCGATCCTGCTGCAATCGGCCGCGCAGCAGGACAAGCCATTGGTGCCGACCGACGGCCTGGGGCCTGACGGTTATGCGATTCGCACCATGACGGTCGTCGGCAAGCCGGTGACCGTGATTGCCGGCGCGACCGATGTCGGCGTGCTGCACGGCGCCTATGCGTGGCTGCGCCTTGCCCGCACCGGCGCGGCGCTCGACCGGATCGATATGCGCAGCGCGCCGCGCATCGGCCTGCGCCTGCTCAACCATTGGGACAATCTGGATGGCACGGTCGAGCGCGGCTATGCCGGCCAGTCGATCTGGGACTGGTGGCGCCTGCCCGATTATAAGGGGCCGCGCTATACCGACTATGCCCGCGCCAACGCCTCGCTGGGCATCAACGGCACGGTGCTCAACAATGTGAATGCGAAGTCGGACAGCCTGACCGCCGCCTATATCGCCAAGGCGGCGGCGCTGGCCGACCTGTTCCGCCCCTATGGCATCAAGGTCTATCTGTCGGTCAAATGGACCGCGCCGATGGAACTGGATGGCCTGAAAAGCGCCGACCCGCTCGATCCGGCGGTCGCCGCCTGGTGGAAAGCCAAGGCCGACGAGATCTACAAGGCGATCCCCGATTTCGGCGGCTTCCTGGTGAAGGCGAACAGCGAGGGCCAGCCCGGCCCGCAGGATTACAAGCGCACCCATGCCGACGGCGCCAACATGCTGGCGGCCGCGGTCAAGCCGCATGGCGGCATCGTGATGTGGCGCGCCTTCGTCTATGCCCATGACAATCCCGACGATCGCGCCAAGCAGGCCTATAGCGACTTCAAGCCGCTCGACGGCCAGTTCGCCGACAATGTCATCGTCCAGGTGAAGAATGGCGCGATCGATTTCCAGCCGCGCGAACCCTTCCACCCGCTGTTCGGCGCGATGCCCAAGACGCCGCTGATGATGGAATTCCAGATCACCAAGGAATATCTGGGCCAGTCGACCCACCTTACCTATCTCGGCACGCTGTTCGAGGAGACGCTGAAGAGCGATACGCTGGCCAAAGGCAAGGGATCGACCGTCGCCAAGGTGATCGACGGATCGCTGGAAGGCCACAAGCTGACCGGCATCGCCGGGGTTGCCAATATCGGCGTCGACCGTGACTGGAGCGGATCGATCTTCAACCAGGCGGACTGGTATGCGTTCGGCCGCATGGCGTGGGACACCGACCTGACCGCCGAGGCTGTCGCGCGCGAATGGGCGGCGCAGACCTTCTCCCCCGATCCCAGGGTGGTTGCACCGATCGTCGCGATGATGATGGGATCGCGCGAGGCGGCGGTCGACTATATGACGCCGCTGGGCCTGGCCCATATCATGGGCACCGGCCATCATTATGGCCCCGCCCCCTGGGTGTCCGAACTGGCGCGGCCCGAATGGAACCCGGTCTACTATCACAAGGCCGACAAGCAGGGCATCGGTTTTGACCGGACCAGGACGGGCAGCAATGCCACCGGCCAATATGCGCCGGCGCTGGCCAAGCTGCTCGACAATCCGAAGACCACGCCGGAACGCGAGCTACTGTGGTTCCACCATCTGCCCTGGGATTATCGCCTGCAATCGGGCGAGACGCTGTGGGACGGCCTCATCCACCATTATGACCGGGGCGTCGAAACGGTGGCAGCTATGCAGCGGGATTGGGCCAAGCTCAAGCCCCAGGTCGATGCCGAGCGCTTCGCGCAGGTCGAGACCTTCCTGGCGATCCAGCATCGCGAAGCCCAATGGTGGCGCGACGCCTGCATCGCCTATTTCCAGTCGGTGTCCGGCCGCCCCCTGCCCGCCGGCAGCGCGGCGCCCGCCCATCCGCTCGACTGGTACAAGGCGCTGAGCTTCCCCTATGCGCCGGGGCATCCGAAATGA
- a CDS encoding glycoside hydrolase family 3 N-terminal domain-containing protein, with amino-acid sequence MMMTRFARRQALGLLASTSALAAAPLAAKGKGGPLYKDASAPIDLRVRDLLGRMTLEEKVGQIIALWATKADIMDDLIFSPAKASKAYPVSFGQITRPSDRRGAPNGSTQAGGVGARWRTPADTVAFINAVQKWAVEDTRLGIPILFHEESLHGYMATDATMFPMAIGLAGSFDRQLMTDVQSVIAREVRARGVHLALSPVVDIARDPRWGRIEETFGEDPYLCGEMGVAAVLGLQGEGKQIGPDKVMATLKHMTGHGQPQAGENIAPAPISERELRENFFPPFRQVVKRTGIAAVMPSYNEIDGVPSHQNKWLLGDILRGEWHFDGAVVSDYGAVPELDTIHHVQPDLEATARAALRAGVDCELPDGLAYRTLVEQVRAGKVPLEAVNLACTRMLTLKFRAGLFENPWPRADYDALTGNAEARALALKAAHKSIVLLKNDGTLPLKPGAHRKVAVIGPNAAIARLGGYSSIPRQAVSLLDGVKAKLGNRADIVHAQGVFITQSEDRSVDEVLLADPAKNRQLIAEAVEVAKTADIILLAIGDTEQTSREGFAKNHLGDRTSLDLVGEQNDLFAAMKATGKPVVVCAINGRPPSYPAVVDGANALIECWYPGQEGGTAMADILFGDVNPGAKLPVTVARDAGQIPIFYNRKPSSRRGYLFADTSPLFPFGFGLSYTKFAFGPPRLSASRIGVGGDVTVEVDVRNVGTVAGEEVVQLYVHDQTASVTRPLKELKGFERIALAPGESRTVRLTIGPEAFALWNLDMREVVEPGLFDIMVGPDSATLQTATLEIV; translated from the coding sequence ATGATGATGACCCGCTTCGCCCGTCGCCAGGCGCTCGGCCTGCTCGCCTCCACCTCCGCGCTCGCCGCCGCCCCGCTGGCAGCGAAGGGGAAGGGCGGTCCGCTCTACAAGGATGCTTCCGCCCCCATCGACCTGCGCGTGCGCGACCTGCTCGGCCGCATGACCTTGGAGGAAAAGGTCGGCCAGATCATCGCGCTCTGGGCGACCAAGGCCGACATCATGGACGATCTCATTTTCTCGCCGGCCAAGGCGAGCAAGGCCTATCCGGTGAGCTTCGGCCAGATCACCCGCCCGTCCGACCGGCGCGGCGCGCCCAACGGATCGACCCAGGCCGGCGGCGTCGGTGCGCGCTGGCGCACCCCGGCCGATACCGTCGCCTTCATCAATGCCGTCCAGAAATGGGCGGTAGAGGACACCCGCCTCGGCATTCCGATCCTCTTCCACGAGGAATCGCTCCACGGCTACATGGCGACCGACGCCACCATGTTCCCGATGGCGATCGGCCTTGCCGGCAGTTTCGACCGCCAGCTGATGACCGATGTCCAGTCGGTTATCGCGCGCGAAGTGCGTGCACGCGGCGTCCATCTCGCGCTTTCGCCGGTGGTCGACATCGCCCGCGACCCGCGCTGGGGCCGGATCGAGGAGACTTTTGGCGAAGACCCCTATCTCTGCGGCGAGATGGGCGTCGCCGCCGTGCTGGGCCTGCAGGGGGAGGGCAAGCAGATCGGCCCGGACAAGGTCATGGCCACGCTCAAGCATATGACCGGCCATGGCCAGCCGCAGGCGGGCGAGAATATCGCGCCCGCGCCGATCAGCGAGCGCGAACTGCGCGAGAATTTCTTCCCGCCCTTCCGTCAGGTGGTGAAACGCACCGGCATCGCCGCCGTCATGCCCAGCTATAACGAAATTGACGGCGTCCCCAGCCACCAGAACAAGTGGCTGCTCGGCGATATCCTGCGCGGCGAATGGCATTTCGATGGCGCCGTGGTCAGCGATTATGGCGCCGTCCCCGAGCTCGACACCATCCACCATGTCCAGCCCGACCTGGAGGCGACGGCCCGTGCCGCGCTCCGCGCCGGGGTCGATTGCGAGCTGCCCGATGGCCTGGCCTATCGCACGCTCGTGGAGCAGGTCCGCGCCGGAAAAGTGCCCCTTGAGGCCGTCAACCTCGCCTGCACGCGCATGTTGACGCTCAAGTTCCGCGCGGGCCTGTTCGAAAATCCCTGGCCGCGCGCCGATTATGATGCGCTCACCGGCAATGCGGAGGCGCGCGCGCTCGCGCTCAAGGCGGCGCACAAGTCGATCGTGCTGCTGAAGAATGACGGCACCTTGCCGCTCAAGCCCGGCGCCCATCGCAAGGTGGCCGTGATCGGCCCCAATGCCGCGATCGCGCGGCTGGGCGGCTATTCCTCGATCCCGCGCCAGGCGGTCTCGCTGCTCGACGGGGTGAAGGCGAAGCTCGGCAACCGGGCGGACATCGTCCATGCCCAGGGCGTCTTCATCACCCAGAGCGAGGACCGCTCGGTGGACGAAGTGCTGCTGGCCGATCCGGCGAAGAACCGCCAGCTGATCGCCGAAGCGGTCGAGGTTGCGAAGACCGCCGACATCATCCTGCTGGCCATCGGCGACACCGAACAGACCAGCCGCGAAGGCTTTGCCAAAAACCATCTGGGCGATCGCACCAGCCTCGATCTGGTCGGTGAGCAGAATGATCTGTTCGCCGCGATGAAGGCGACTGGGAAGCCGGTGGTGGTGTGCGCCATCAACGGCCGCCCGCCCAGCTATCCTGCCGTGGTCGATGGCGCCAATGCGCTGATCGAATGCTGGTATCCGGGGCAGGAGGGCGGCACGGCGATGGCCGACATATTGTTCGGAGACGTCAATCCGGGTGCCAAGCTGCCCGTCACCGTCGCGCGCGACGCCGGCCAGATCCCGATCTTCTACAACCGCAAGCCATCCTCTCGGCGCGGCTATCTCTTCGCCGACACCAGCCCGCTTTTCCCGTTCGGCTTCGGCCTCAGCTACACCAAATTCGCCTTCGGTCCGCCGCGCCTGTCGGCCAGCCGCATCGGGGTCGGCGGCGACGTGACGGTGGAGGTCGATGTCCGCAATGTCGGCACTGTCGCGGGCGAAGAGGTGGTGCAGCTCTATGTCCATGACCAGACCGCCTCGGTCACCCGCCCGCTCAAGGAGTTGAAGGGCTTCGAACGGATCGCGCTGGCGCCGGGCGAAAGCCGCACCGTGCGCCTGACGATCGGCCCGGAAGCCTTCGCGCTGTGGAATCTCGACATGCGCGAAGTGGTCGAACCCGGCCTGTTCGACATCATGGTCGGGCCGGACAGCGCCACGCTTCAGACGGCTACATTGGAAATCGTCTGA